The following are encoded in a window of Acipenser ruthenus chromosome 26, fAciRut3.2 maternal haplotype, whole genome shotgun sequence genomic DNA:
- the LOC117430207 gene encoding gametogenetin-binding protein 2-like isoform X3, with amino-acid sequence MARLVAVCRDGEEDFPFAERQIPLYIDDTLTMVMEFSDNMLNLEGHQINSAQMKQFVQYHSMLKQQDLNIAMMVTSREVFNALSQLVPCVGCRRSVERLFSQLVESGNPALEPLTVGSTGVLSVTRTCMADAKKLYTLFYVHGSKLNDMIDAIPKSKKNKRCQLHSLDTHKPKPLGEGNTEKVIDKKICGRGKKEVRCSIFYHFGPFQTPSSGCWMDVWELMSQECRDEVVLIDSTCLLETLETYLRKHRFCTDCKNKVLRAYNILIGELDCSKEKGYCAALYEGLRCCPHERHIHVCCETDFIAHLLGRAEPEFAGGYERRERHAKTIDIAQEEVLTCLGIHLYERLHRIWQKLRAEEQTWQMLFYLGVDALRKSFEMAVEKVQGISRLEQLCEELSEEERVRELKQEKKRQKRKNRRKNKCGFDIPGQDTEEKEENQDQGSPETLESSCTACGSTEETNGCVEVIVTNESTSCCCPGSAILGSPKTKKGLSPHCNGSDCGYSSSMEGSETGSREGSDVACTEGICNHDEADDSCVHRCVEDKEEDGVDSCVECWANSEENTKGKNKKKKKKNKGSACGNDHCHKLGGCIADASRRDTSGNEHNEMHTCRTKERCADACCSSFANVVLQLPWAERRKALSHFCVLTEASSSCPRLDRGSKSLMELLDESEGTSDEENCLTQDEIQSFVANNQSFYNRRDQYRLHLKERFTKYCHSNEQEKHVCNGGWLATAGAN; translated from the exons ATGGCGCGTCTGGTTGCTGTTTGCAGGGACGGGGAAGAAGATTTTCCCTTCGCCGAACGACAGATCCCTCTCTACATCGATGACACTCTCACA ATGGTTATGGAGTTTTCAGATAACATGTTAAACCTTGAAGGTCATCAGATTAACAGTGCACAGATGAAACAGTTTGTACAG tatcacAGTATGCTTAAGCAGCAGGATCTCAACATTGCCATGATGGTTACATCCCGTGAAGTCTTCAATGCACTTTCACAGCTTGTCCCATGTGTTGGATGCCGGCGCAGTGTTGAACGCCTGTTCTCCCAGCTTGTAGAATCAGGAAACCCAGCTTTAGAGCCCCTTACAGTAGGATCCACAGGTGTCCTCTCAGTAACTCGAACTTGTATGGCAGATGCAAAAAAACTTTACACCTTGTTTTATGTGCATGG gtcAAAGTTAAATGACATGATTGATGCAATTCCTAAAAGTAAAAAGAACAAACGTTGTCAGTTGCACTCTCTGGATACACACAAACCCAAGCCTTTAGG AGAAGGAAATACAGAGAAAGTTATAGATAAGAAAATCTGTGGAAGAGGCAAGAAAGAAGTCAGATGTAGCATCTTTTATCACTTTGGACCTTTTCAGACCCCCAGCAG tGGCTGCTGGATGGATGTGTGGGAGCTCATGTCGCAGGAATGCAGAGATGAAGTTGTTTTAATTGACTCGACTTGTCTTTTAGAAACTTTAGAAACCTATTTGAGGAAACATCG ATTTTGCACAGATTGCAAAAACAAAGTACTGAGAGCGTATAATATTCTCATTGGAGAACTGGATTGTAGCAAGGAGAAAGGCTACTGTGCAGCTCTCTATGAAGGACTGCGCTGCTGCCCACATGAGCGACACATCCATGTCTGTTGTGAAACAGACTTTATTGCACATCTTTTGGGACGAGCTGAGCCTGAGTTTGCTGGAGGGTATGA GCGCAGAGAAAGGCATGCAAAGACAATTGATATTGCCCAAGAAGAAGTTTTAACCTGTCTTGGAATTCACTTGTATGAGCGTCTGCATCGTATCTGGCAAAAACTTAGAGCCGAGGAACAGACTTGGCAAATGCTTTTTTACCTTGGTGTTGATGCATTACGCAAGAGTTTTGAG atGGCGGTAGAAAAGGTGCAAGGAATCAGTCGTCTGGAACAACTGTGTGAGGAGCTCTCTGAAGAAGAGAGGGTGCGAGAACTGAAACAGGAAAAGAAGCGACAAAAGCGCAAGAATAGACGCAAAAACAAATGTGGCTTTGACATACCTGGACAAGATACAGAAGAAAAGGAGGAAAACCAAGACCAG ggtTCACCTGAGACACTAGAAAGTAGCTGTACAGCCTGCGGCAGCACAGAAGAAACAAACGGTTGTGTTGAAGTAATTGTGACAAACGAAAGCACCTCTTGCTGTTGCCCTGGCAGTGCAATACTGGGTTCAcctaaaacaaagaaag GTTTATCGCCACATTGTAACGGAAGTGACTGTGGTTACTCCTCAAGCATGGAGGGCAGTGAAACTGGGTCCCGGGAGGGCTCTGATGTAGCTTGTACTGAAGGGATCTGCAACCACGATGAAGCAG ATGACTCCTGTGTTCATCGTTGTGTTGAGGATAAAGAGGAGGATGGGGTTGACAGCTGTGTCGAATGCTGGGCCAATTCAGAAGAGAACACAAAgggcaaaaataaaaagaagaaaaagaaaaataaaggttCAGCATGTGGTAATGATCAT TGTCACAAACTGGGAGGCTGTATTGCGGATGCAAGCAGAAGAGATACTTCCGGGAACGAGCACAATGAAATGCACACCTGCCGAACCAAAGAAAGATGTGCTGATGCTTGTTGCAGCTCTTTTGCAAACGTTGTGCTACAGTTGCCTTGGGCAGAACGTAGAAAAGCACTGAGCCACTTCTGTGTGCTCACAGAAGCATCGTCATCTTGTCCTCGCTTGGACAGAGGCTCGAAGAGCTTGATGGAACTTCTT gATGAGTCTGAAGGCACTTCAGATGAAGAGAACTGTCTAACTCAAGATGAGATACAGTCATTTGTGGCAAACAACCAGTCTTTCTACAACAGAAGAGATCAGTATCGACTGCACCTGAAAGAGCGATTTACCAAGTACTGCCACTCAAATGAGCAGGAGAAACACGTTTGTAATGGTGGATGGTTGGCCACAGCTGGGGCGAACTAA
- the LOC117430207 gene encoding gametogenetin-binding protein 2-like isoform X6, translating into MARLVAVCRDGEEDFPFAERQIPLYIDDTLTMVMEFSDNMLNLEGHQINSAQMKQFVQYHSMLKQQDLNIAMMVTSREVFNALSQLVPCVGCRRSVERLFSQLVESGNPALEPLTVGSTGVLSVTRTCMADAKKLYTLFYVHGSKLNDMIDAIPKSKKNKRCQLHSLDTHKPKPLGGCWMDVWELMSQECRDEVVLIDSTCLLETLETYLRKHRFCTDCKNKVLRAYNILIGELDCSKEKGYCAALYEGLRCCPHERHIHVCCETDFIAHLLGRAEPEFAGGYERRERHAKTIDIAQEEVLTCLGIHLYERLHRIWQKLRAEEQTWQMLFYLGVDALRKSFEMAVEKVQGISRLEQLCEELSEEERVRELKQEKKRQKRKNRRKNKCGFDIPGQDTEEKEENQDQGSPETLESSCTACGSTEETNGCVEVIVTNESTSCCCPGSAILGSPKTKKGLSPHCNGSDCGYSSSMEGSETGSREGSDVACTEGICNHDEADDSCVHRCVEDKEEDGVDSCVECWANSEENTKGKNKKKKKKNKGSACGNDHCHKLGGCIADASRRDTSGNEHNEMHTCRTKERCADACCSSFANVVLQLPWAERRKALSHFCVLTEASSSCPRLDRGSKSLMELLDESEGTSDEENCLTQDEIQSFVANNQSFYNRRDQYRLHLKERFTKYCHSNEQEKHVCNGGWLATAGAN; encoded by the exons ATGGCGCGTCTGGTTGCTGTTTGCAGGGACGGGGAAGAAGATTTTCCCTTCGCCGAACGACAGATCCCTCTCTACATCGATGACACTCTCACA ATGGTTATGGAGTTTTCAGATAACATGTTAAACCTTGAAGGTCATCAGATTAACAGTGCACAGATGAAACAGTTTGTACAG tatcacAGTATGCTTAAGCAGCAGGATCTCAACATTGCCATGATGGTTACATCCCGTGAAGTCTTCAATGCACTTTCACAGCTTGTCCCATGTGTTGGATGCCGGCGCAGTGTTGAACGCCTGTTCTCCCAGCTTGTAGAATCAGGAAACCCAGCTTTAGAGCCCCTTACAGTAGGATCCACAGGTGTCCTCTCAGTAACTCGAACTTGTATGGCAGATGCAAAAAAACTTTACACCTTGTTTTATGTGCATGG gtcAAAGTTAAATGACATGATTGATGCAATTCCTAAAAGTAAAAAGAACAAACGTTGTCAGTTGCACTCTCTGGATACACACAAACCCAAGCCTTTAGG tGGCTGCTGGATGGATGTGTGGGAGCTCATGTCGCAGGAATGCAGAGATGAAGTTGTTTTAATTGACTCGACTTGTCTTTTAGAAACTTTAGAAACCTATTTGAGGAAACATCG ATTTTGCACAGATTGCAAAAACAAAGTACTGAGAGCGTATAATATTCTCATTGGAGAACTGGATTGTAGCAAGGAGAAAGGCTACTGTGCAGCTCTCTATGAAGGACTGCGCTGCTGCCCACATGAGCGACACATCCATGTCTGTTGTGAAACAGACTTTATTGCACATCTTTTGGGACGAGCTGAGCCTGAGTTTGCTGGAGGGTATGA GCGCAGAGAAAGGCATGCAAAGACAATTGATATTGCCCAAGAAGAAGTTTTAACCTGTCTTGGAATTCACTTGTATGAGCGTCTGCATCGTATCTGGCAAAAACTTAGAGCCGAGGAACAGACTTGGCAAATGCTTTTTTACCTTGGTGTTGATGCATTACGCAAGAGTTTTGAG atGGCGGTAGAAAAGGTGCAAGGAATCAGTCGTCTGGAACAACTGTGTGAGGAGCTCTCTGAAGAAGAGAGGGTGCGAGAACTGAAACAGGAAAAGAAGCGACAAAAGCGCAAGAATAGACGCAAAAACAAATGTGGCTTTGACATACCTGGACAAGATACAGAAGAAAAGGAGGAAAACCAAGACCAG ggtTCACCTGAGACACTAGAAAGTAGCTGTACAGCCTGCGGCAGCACAGAAGAAACAAACGGTTGTGTTGAAGTAATTGTGACAAACGAAAGCACCTCTTGCTGTTGCCCTGGCAGTGCAATACTGGGTTCAcctaaaacaaagaaag GTTTATCGCCACATTGTAACGGAAGTGACTGTGGTTACTCCTCAAGCATGGAGGGCAGTGAAACTGGGTCCCGGGAGGGCTCTGATGTAGCTTGTACTGAAGGGATCTGCAACCACGATGAAGCAG ATGACTCCTGTGTTCATCGTTGTGTTGAGGATAAAGAGGAGGATGGGGTTGACAGCTGTGTCGAATGCTGGGCCAATTCAGAAGAGAACACAAAgggcaaaaataaaaagaagaaaaagaaaaataaaggttCAGCATGTGGTAATGATCAT TGTCACAAACTGGGAGGCTGTATTGCGGATGCAAGCAGAAGAGATACTTCCGGGAACGAGCACAATGAAATGCACACCTGCCGAACCAAAGAAAGATGTGCTGATGCTTGTTGCAGCTCTTTTGCAAACGTTGTGCTACAGTTGCCTTGGGCAGAACGTAGAAAAGCACTGAGCCACTTCTGTGTGCTCACAGAAGCATCGTCATCTTGTCCTCGCTTGGACAGAGGCTCGAAGAGCTTGATGGAACTTCTT gATGAGTCTGAAGGCACTTCAGATGAAGAGAACTGTCTAACTCAAGATGAGATACAGTCATTTGTGGCAAACAACCAGTCTTTCTACAACAGAAGAGATCAGTATCGACTGCACCTGAAAGAGCGATTTACCAAGTACTGCCACTCAAATGAGCAGGAGAAACACGTTTGTAATGGTGGATGGTTGGCCACAGCTGGGGCGAACTAA
- the LOC117430207 gene encoding gametogenetin-binding protein 2-like isoform X5 — translation MARLVAVCRDGEEDFPFAERQIPLYIDDTLTMVMEFSDNMLNLEGHQINSAQMKQFVQYHSMLKQQDLNIAMMVTSREVFNALSQLVPCVGCRRSVERLFSQLVESGNPALEPLTVGSTGVLSVTRTCMADAKKLYTLFYVHGSKLNDMIDAIPKSKKNKRCQLHSLDTHKPKPLGGCWMDVWELMSQECRDEVVLIDSTCLLETLETYLRKHRFCTDCKNKVLRAYNILIGELDCSKEKGYCAALYEGLRCCPHERHIHVCCETDFIAHLLGRAEPEFAGGYEQVFGTGMCLGCDCIDSRRRERHAKTIDIAQEEVLTCLGIHLYERLHRIWQKLRAEEQTWQMLFYLGVDALRKSFEMAVEKVQGISRLEQLCEELSEEERVRELKQEKKRQKRKNRRKNKCGFDIPGQDTEEKEENQDQGSPETLESSCTACGSTEETNGCVEVIVTNESTSCCCPGSAILGSPKTKKGLSPHCNGSDCGYSSSMEGSETGSREGSDVACTEGICNHDEADDSCVHRCVEDKEEDGVDSCVECWANSEENTKGKNKKKKKKNKGSACGNDHCHKLGGCIADASRRDTSGNEHNEMHTCRTKERCADACCSSFANVVLQLPWAERRKALSHFCVLTEASSSCPRLDRGSKSLMELLDESEGTSDEENCLTQDEIQSFVANNQSFYNRRDQYRLHLKERFTKYCHSNEQEKHVCNGGWLATAGAN, via the exons ATGGCGCGTCTGGTTGCTGTTTGCAGGGACGGGGAAGAAGATTTTCCCTTCGCCGAACGACAGATCCCTCTCTACATCGATGACACTCTCACA ATGGTTATGGAGTTTTCAGATAACATGTTAAACCTTGAAGGTCATCAGATTAACAGTGCACAGATGAAACAGTTTGTACAG tatcacAGTATGCTTAAGCAGCAGGATCTCAACATTGCCATGATGGTTACATCCCGTGAAGTCTTCAATGCACTTTCACAGCTTGTCCCATGTGTTGGATGCCGGCGCAGTGTTGAACGCCTGTTCTCCCAGCTTGTAGAATCAGGAAACCCAGCTTTAGAGCCCCTTACAGTAGGATCCACAGGTGTCCTCTCAGTAACTCGAACTTGTATGGCAGATGCAAAAAAACTTTACACCTTGTTTTATGTGCATGG gtcAAAGTTAAATGACATGATTGATGCAATTCCTAAAAGTAAAAAGAACAAACGTTGTCAGTTGCACTCTCTGGATACACACAAACCCAAGCCTTTAGG tGGCTGCTGGATGGATGTGTGGGAGCTCATGTCGCAGGAATGCAGAGATGAAGTTGTTTTAATTGACTCGACTTGTCTTTTAGAAACTTTAGAAACCTATTTGAGGAAACATCG ATTTTGCACAGATTGCAAAAACAAAGTACTGAGAGCGTATAATATTCTCATTGGAGAACTGGATTGTAGCAAGGAGAAAGGCTACTGTGCAGCTCTCTATGAAGGACTGCGCTGCTGCCCACATGAGCGACACATCCATGTCTGTTGTGAAACAGACTTTATTGCACATCTTTTGGGACGAGCTGAGCCTGAGTTTGCTGGAGGGTATGA ACAGGTGTTTGGGACTGGGATGTGTTTGGGATGTGATTGCATCGATTCCAG GCGCAGAGAAAGGCATGCAAAGACAATTGATATTGCCCAAGAAGAAGTTTTAACCTGTCTTGGAATTCACTTGTATGAGCGTCTGCATCGTATCTGGCAAAAACTTAGAGCCGAGGAACAGACTTGGCAAATGCTTTTTTACCTTGGTGTTGATGCATTACGCAAGAGTTTTGAG atGGCGGTAGAAAAGGTGCAAGGAATCAGTCGTCTGGAACAACTGTGTGAGGAGCTCTCTGAAGAAGAGAGGGTGCGAGAACTGAAACAGGAAAAGAAGCGACAAAAGCGCAAGAATAGACGCAAAAACAAATGTGGCTTTGACATACCTGGACAAGATACAGAAGAAAAGGAGGAAAACCAAGACCAG ggtTCACCTGAGACACTAGAAAGTAGCTGTACAGCCTGCGGCAGCACAGAAGAAACAAACGGTTGTGTTGAAGTAATTGTGACAAACGAAAGCACCTCTTGCTGTTGCCCTGGCAGTGCAATACTGGGTTCAcctaaaacaaagaaag GTTTATCGCCACATTGTAACGGAAGTGACTGTGGTTACTCCTCAAGCATGGAGGGCAGTGAAACTGGGTCCCGGGAGGGCTCTGATGTAGCTTGTACTGAAGGGATCTGCAACCACGATGAAGCAG ATGACTCCTGTGTTCATCGTTGTGTTGAGGATAAAGAGGAGGATGGGGTTGACAGCTGTGTCGAATGCTGGGCCAATTCAGAAGAGAACACAAAgggcaaaaataaaaagaagaaaaagaaaaataaaggttCAGCATGTGGTAATGATCAT TGTCACAAACTGGGAGGCTGTATTGCGGATGCAAGCAGAAGAGATACTTCCGGGAACGAGCACAATGAAATGCACACCTGCCGAACCAAAGAAAGATGTGCTGATGCTTGTTGCAGCTCTTTTGCAAACGTTGTGCTACAGTTGCCTTGGGCAGAACGTAGAAAAGCACTGAGCCACTTCTGTGTGCTCACAGAAGCATCGTCATCTTGTCCTCGCTTGGACAGAGGCTCGAAGAGCTTGATGGAACTTCTT gATGAGTCTGAAGGCACTTCAGATGAAGAGAACTGTCTAACTCAAGATGAGATACAGTCATTTGTGGCAAACAACCAGTCTTTCTACAACAGAAGAGATCAGTATCGACTGCACCTGAAAGAGCGATTTACCAAGTACTGCCACTCAAATGAGCAGGAGAAACACGTTTGTAATGGTGGATGGTTGGCCACAGCTGGGGCGAACTAA